The DNA region CTTCACACGGACAAGAGATTCTAAATAGAGCTCATTCcctcattctgaaatcatcaatttttcgagttttctctAATCTTATAGCATTCGAGtgtttagttctataatatttgtgaagtattttgttctcctgtattaaaaGAGTGTAttttctctttggaaacacaatgagttgttgtacaccataaaatattatagtgaaattattttcatcttgtccgtggtttttaccataataatttttagaagttttccacgtaaatttCGATGTCaagattatttttcatttttatatttattatatcaaatTATCAAACGCGAGAGTAACACAATTATCAAACGCCTAATGGAAGAAAAGAAATTGCAAATGTAGACAGCGTCCAAAGGTTCCAACAAAACCAGATTTTGAACACGATGTGACGTAATGGTTTGCAAATGCACAACTCTATGCACAATTCTTTTATTTAACTATCCAAAACATAATTtggtaataaaattaaatataattaagaaaattaactATATTTATACGTTTgagttaatttaattaaaatttattaaaaattaataatatagaaGACATTTAGTTTTCctattaattatattacatgAAATTACTTTTGCACTAATATTATCAATCATTACTTTTGAAATAATTAAGATAATTTCGAGAAAAGAATTTGAGCTCCCGGATTTTGTGGATATGAAATTATCTTTTCTAGTAATTTTCgtgaaataattaaaatcattatcatttgaataaactcaatgaattactaaaaataattataatataattaaattaaaaaatacttCAAAAACTTATGTATATAAGAACCAAGATAAAGTATCTGAATACTTTGAATGTAAAATCatctaaataaattctaaattaaatacattggcaaatgaaaaaataaaaaaaggtaaaataatcatattacttttaaatcaaataaatgaattgaacggaaagaaaaattatatttaatcaaaaaaatttcaatttatttaatcaaattactAATTTCTAACTCCAtgaacaaattttttatttataaccCAAAATTAAATTgtgaatttaaatattatttatcaagaaAGTTATTGAATTTCAATCAGAAATACCTATAAAATCATCTACATACATTATAAGGTATGATACTAGAAAGATatttttgtaaagcatttaatgagaaagagttattttgaaaatcagATCAatttttcattagttttttcCCACTGATTCTAATACTAAATAAATTGAATGATTAATTGTTTTAGCTTCTCTCATAAATAATGTCCAATTTTGAAAATCTCATTTCATCTACGTAAATCGAAAGACTCCATAAGgacatatatttaaaattttaatatcataaaACATATATGAAAATTGTAttctatattatttttattaacattaattttataaaataatatattattatattaataagtCAGTGACTATGAATGCCACATTAGAGGTTAATATTAAtcacaaatttaaattttatcaccATTATTTCtctttttaatttatttgagtGCTTACAAATGATCCACCTTATTGCAGATATTGTTTGGAGTATTTATTAACTGCTAAGGGgttaagattgaaaattttgatatttttttgaattatatTTACGATCATAGTTTGATCTCCACTTTCTCTCAAGGAATTTCATATGGGTAAGTGCAAAATGAAAAGAgcaaattcatttaatttactTGTTTGGTTgtcgtttttttttatttttcaagtatcatgccatatatatttttttccatatTGTACTTACTATTTATTTCTATGATATTTAGTGAAATGTTGCGTTGATAGCAGATCTTTGAAGTCAAACTATAAATTTGAATTGATATATGTTATATTATCTAtatattatgcatgttatttTATCTTCATCTAAATTGTTAAGTTTTTTGTGTTAAGTTTTTTGTCACTTTACTAATATATGGTGTGTGAAATGATAAACATTTTTTTGAGTTTGTttcaatttatattattttatatgtgttttgtATATTCTAATTTGCTAATAATACAAGTTTTAGCTAATAAAATTCTaacttttttatatattttaaattcatattatatataattaatgtCAATATATATCATACTTCATCCTAGTTCTGTAAAAGGTTCCaacaaaaccatatttttaacacGATCTGACGTAAGTGTTTGTAAATGTACAACTCTATGCAAGTAATTCTTTTATTCAACTATCCAAAACATAATTTGGtagtaaaaattaaatataattaagaaaattaattGTCTTTATACGTTGgagttaatttaattaaaatttattaaaaattaataatatagaaGAAATTTAGTTTTCctattaattatattacatgaaattaattaCTTTTGCACtattatcataataatcatTACTTTTGAAATAATTAAGATAATTTCGAGAAAAGGAATTTGAGCTCCCGGATTTCGTGGATATTAAATTATCTTTCTGGTAATTTTcgtgaattttttaaataatacaaAACATCTTCGGATAGTAAAATAATGAGAAATTGCTATATATACAAATAAtcgaaaattataaaaaataattaatgaaatcaaattaatagaaatataaatataaaattttcagtAATACTTTCAACAAATCAAATACCTAAAACTTgccataattaataaaaaaaattctcctATTGGGACTGTGTTACTTGATTCGTTTCCTTAATTACTTAGAATCCTATCAAATCTAATTTCAagtagataaaaaaaaatcctctatataaataatataaacacaCACGTTCGCCCCTTGCAATCCTCCGATCCATACAAAATTCAGACTCCAAATCATCCAGATACCCACAATGGTCTCCGACCAATTACTCCCGTATGATGCTCTGTTCGAGATTCTAACTCAACTAAACTCGTTGAAAGCATTGGACATCTGCAAAGCTGTATCGAAAGAATGGAAGGAAGTTATCCAAGAATCAAGCTTCGAGTCGACTCACTGCCGGAGAACGGGAACCATATCCGGGTACTTCGTGCAAGATTTAAGGTCTCACAAGCATGTCACTATGTTTGTGACCCCCGATAACGTGGACGTGCGCATGAAAAGCTTGCCGAAGGACACCAAGATCTTGGCTTCCTCTTCGAAACAAGGAATACTGTGTTGCGAAAGAGAAATCGAGAAAGGCTCGAAACGTCTAAGTCGATATTTCGCGTACATTCCCATCACAGGGCAATTGCGGGATCTCCCTAATCCAAAGACTCGTCACGATACTGTCTCTGTCACGTTGATGGTTGCCGGGGCTCAACCTCTATGTTTCAAGATAATTCGATTATCGAAACGAGGATTTATACGGTACGTATGCGCGCTTTTAAATTCTCGTTATGTGAATGTTCATTAGTTTTCCATTCATGCGATTTACACAATTTTAAATTTCCAGGCGATACAGCGAGCTATACAAATATGGATGCGAAATTTTTGATTCGGAAACATGGACCTGGAAGGAATCAAGCGACGAATTATCATTGCCATTCAGGGAGCTTATAGCCCGTAATTCTTCTGTTTCTGTTGCCGATTATGTCCACTGGCTAACAACCGAAGACAACATTCTTTCGTACAGCATCACAAATAACAGTTTCAGCAAATTCCCGTTACCAAAACCTGTCCAAGAAAATCTACATTCTTACAAAAGCAAGCAGCTTTTCGACTACGATGGTAAACTTGGACTCGTTTGTCTGACGGAGAGAAGAGATATGGATCTTTGGGTCATGAATGACATCAAGAATCAGATATGGAAGAAAGAAAGATTGGCCAACATCGAAACCCTCGAAAGCATTGTCCAATATCCATTTCTGTtagggttctacaactctcatGTCGTGTTCGTTGAGGGCGGATTCAACGAAGTCGGATTCTACAGGCTGCAAGACTCAAGTTTTAGCTCTGTGAAGCTAGGTAGATTGGACCGTGCAAGCGAAATTTTCCGATTTAGATCAGATGTTGAACCTAATTATCTTAGTATATGATGATGAATtcctttaatttattaatttgttaGGGAAAAAATTGATGTGACAAAGTGTACAAGTCCTATTTGATTTCTAGAATAAATTGAAGCattaaattttctaaatatatATCAACAAGGATTCTATATATATAGTCCATGCGAGTCATCAATAtaccttaattattttatatattgctCTTTGCTAATTGATCCATAATTTGAAATCATCATCCATATTGATATAATTCCAAGAATTCTAAATAATCGAAAATATCAAGTAAAACATAGATTTATGTATGATAGATTATTGGGGATTTATTGATCATTTTCCGATAGATTATCCCGgaattgataatttaatttttccaTCACTGATCGTGATCGTAAAATATATAGAGtaaaatatagttttatgtGTGTGATATATTATAATTGGAGTTATCAacatggcaaaaacttgtatgagacggtctcacgagtcgtattttgtgagacagatctcttatttgggtcatccatgaaaaatattattttttatgctaatgatattactttttattgtgaatatcggtagggttgacccgtctcacagataaagattcgtgagaccgtcttacaagagacctactctatcaATATATGTTGGCCTCCATGCATTTCATATGGAGTTGATGTAGCGAAGGAGTATAACAAAAGGATAACATGTTGATTCATATAAAAAAGTTAGGGAAATATAAAAGGTGAGACAAGTAttcatttttttgttgttgaaaatcaaaacttatttGGTATTGTATGACCGATCGTTTAtcactttaccaaaagttataactGATTGTTATGGtgcaatttaaatttttaaacatcacaGCAACTTAAGCACCACCGTTCGATTGCTCTTCCCgaagggacaattattgcacttaacaatctctctcccaataattgcactccttgcaatcattCGAAATCAATATGTGAGATTGGATCTGATACTAATTGTTAGAACCGagcgcttaccgctttaccaaaaattataactGATGGTAATAGTAcgactcaaatattttaaaccgcacagtaACTCAAGAACCACGATATGATCGCTCTTCCAACATAGACAATTATTACGCACAACAGATATCTATATGTTGAAAATATAGGTACTAATAATATTCGATAAAAATTTCCATGAacagaaaatttaaatttggtAAAAACAAAAAACTGCTAGACCTAAAAATTTTGGAAACATGTCAAAATTTCCTAAGTCAACTtataaaaagaaattaaatttatatttattatctcaaactGCCGCACGTGAGATCAACAAGTGGTATTAGAgtcttggtttaaaatttcttaaaattctgagtatgctatgTAGTTGCAGCATAGACAGAttttccacatcagaaaagatttttttgagatttttttattaaggcgggattattttgtcaAGTCTtctaaattgttgtagacataacgAAGGGCAGGTACGAGATAACAAGTTaaatggaagcaattttatgttatggaaaataaagatacaagcagttttaagaaagaaaaattgcTTGGCAGTGGCTATTGGAGATACACACGGACAATGGAAAGTGGAATAACAggaatgataatgttgttgtcaatttacacttggctatgtGACATTAGCTCTGATACTAATTGTtaggaccgagcgcttaccgctttaccaaaaactacAGTTGATAGTAATGGTAcgactcaaatattttaaaccacaCAGTTAGGGATGGAGCCAGCCCAAAAGCTGGGGTGGGCTCCAGCCCTggatcaaaaaaaaattattagtaattataatatatatctaATTTTAGCctacattaaaattttatcaagtccataaaataattatatttactaACTTAGCCCACTCGAAATTATTTTCAACTCATTTAATCATAAGAGAAATTACTCTATCAACTGTACTTTAATAAGCAAGGGCCTCGAGTTGAAAAAAGTTGTGAGGATGAGGATTTGAAAAGAATTTCTGGTAAGAGATTTGAAAAAGCTTATGCGGCAGAGGGCCTTGATTGAGTTTACACGAGGTGAAATGATTGTTTTTTGCTACTTAATTAGTTTATTCCATTTATTATGTAGAAAGATTCAAACTATGGCTTGGTTGAGTTTGTAGTAATTTTTTAGCTTATTTAGTGATGAAGTCATAGAAGATTAGATTTTTGGTATGTATAGAGCTGGAGATTAACTTCCGTATGTTGAATATTTTTAGTGGATTTTCTGTTTTTCCGCCTCAACGCGAGTTTCGAGCAGAAAATTTCACCCGGGGCGCCATGACGGGGAAAATCTTCCGCCCTAGCATGCCTGTCTCGCGGCTGCGGTacatttttcttaaatatttgatttgtctTGTTTTAACGCTTCATGTTTTTACGGCAACAACTGAACGATCATTCTTAGCTATGAAATTTCTTAAGACCTCACTCTGGAATAAGATGATAGAAGAGTTATTGGCAGATTATATGATTATCTACATTGAAAGAAAGTTTAGTGCAAGAATTGATACTGATTCAATAATCGATGAGTTTTATTCGATAAAAAACCGCGTGGCAGTAGCTTATATCTACTTCATGTCACTATTGTTTATCGAGTCATTCAGCCCTAGGTCAAAAAATTTTTTGGCTATGTCCCTGCATACAGTAGCTCAAGAACAACAGTTCGATTGCTCTTCCAACATAgacaattattacacccaaCATATATCTTTATGTTGAAAATATAGGTACTAataatattcaataaaaatttccATGAacagaaaatttaaatttggtaaaaacaaaaaaactggTAGACGACCTAAAAGATTTGGAAACACGTCAAAATTTCCCAAGTCGACTtataaaaagaaattaaattattaaaaaggAATTTTTTAGGCATAAAGGCCCTAAATTTGACGTTCCGGGTATATATTTCTAGAGGTTTTTTACAGTTTAGAGTAATTATTGTTCccaattttgaaacataattttttttaagaaataaaaatttcaagccATGCTCATGCAAGGTATATCTCACCCCACCTTGGGACGttacttaaatttaaaataataatattaataaaagttGAATTCAAGCCCCTGTCATGGGAGTGACttcaattttttgtaaaaataaatataaattgaaGCCATGCTCATACAAGAAGTATAGCAAGGAGCATGACTtcagaaaataaattaatattttttttataaagtcaTACATTTGCTTAACAAATTAAACATAtcaatgatttttatttataattaggGGTGGGCGAGTGTTcaagttaaatttttttttaaaaaaaactgggAGACCCAAATTTTATATGTGGGGTCGatgtatataattaaaaataataataagtgtcgatttttaaattatttttcgtaatattaaataaaaatttaagcaATATGGTTTACGACCAAATATTCTTTGGATAAAGATTTTTgacaatatataatatatattttttcttatttatacTTACTTTGATAAACAGTGGAGTAATGATTTGATAGTATAAATTATGTTCATTGTTTGTAAAATGAAGatttcttcaaaattttcaattttcattatatgaacaagatttgtattattggTACATCGACGATATCGGATCGTTGACCGaaagttataatgagttcaccattatttatttagtgaatttgaaCTTTACTAactaaataatagtaatagtaATTTCAATAGTGACTACTAATATGTACAAAATcctcataaaatattataaagagGTTTAGAATTATTTAACTAATgagttaattaaaaaattaaataatagttatttaatttaaatcaatagATCTATGTATGAATTAAATATGCATGtgtaatatattaatatttgtaTATTGCTTTATAAGGAGATATAAAGATGCTGATATATACTATAAATATATCTTGaattatcaaaagttgataaatagatgatataatattaatatgatattttaatccATGAAAATTAAGAGTCCCGGTGAGACTTGGATTAGAAATCCTAGTGGTATATAAATTgtgtatttttaataaatagatTAACAAAGGTTGATAACAAATTGACATTGAAAAAACACCACAAAATCCCTTCCATCCACAAAAGGAACTCTCGGCCATCTCAAggaattttgagaaaaaaaaattcagccaTGAGTCCCCTATCGCGCCACCATCTGCCGCCACCGCATTGCTTccagattttggaaattcggatgATTCAGTTTCAaagcaaatttttttatgatttatagttcAATCCAAACAAGTATTAGAGTCTCCGATCGAGGACCCAATTTGACGATCTAAAGGCGGAGATCCGTTCGAAGGAAAATATAAGAAGTGTCATCTCCGCTAATCCTCGATTGGTTTGGAGTCCAGCGTTTAAAACGAACATAATTTATGCTGCTCCTTTTGGATGAGAAATCAGTACACCAACAGAATtaagaaaaaacaaaagaaaaataaaataaaatagactGAATAAGAATAGTATATCAACAAATCTAATGACTAAAATTGACTTCCCATTGTGAATTCTATAAATTGGATGCGGCCCATTAATATTTTTCGGCAATTAAATGGGCTTGATAATTGGTTTATTAATTATTCTGAGTTTTGGCCCATAAAAAATTGGGTTTATTCAACTTCTTGATTAGAAATAAGGATATTATGTATTGGGGTGTTTAACTGGATCGGTGATATATTTGGGGCGTCCGCTTAGACTAAATTTTCAATTGAGATTTGATTTTTTGAACAAGGATTTCGACAAAAGCGGAATAAATTATGCATTTCTATTTAACGAACACTGGATATATTAAAAAAGAGTAGGTTTTTTTGTGAGAGAGTCTCACGattatttatctgtgagaccggTCAatccctatcgatattcacaataaaaagtaatactcttagca from Primulina tabacum isolate GXHZ01 chromosome 14, ASM2559414v2, whole genome shotgun sequence includes:
- the LOC142525627 gene encoding F-box protein At5g49610-like, with protein sequence MVSDQLLPYDALFEILTQLNSLKALDICKAVSKEWKEVIQESSFESTHCRRTGTISGYFVQDLRSHKHVTMFVTPDNVDVRMKSLPKDTKILASSSKQGILCCEREIEKGSKRLSRYFAYIPITGQLRDLPNPKTRHDTVSVTLMVAGAQPLCFKIIRLSKRGFIRRYSELYKYGCEIFDSETWTWKESSDELSLPFRELIARNSSVSVADYVHWLTTEDNILSYSITNNSFSKFPLPKPVQENLHSYKSKQLFDYDGKLGLVCLTERRDMDLWVMNDIKNQIWKKERLANIETLESIVQYPFLLGFYNSHVVFVEGGFNEVGFYRLQDSSFSSVKLGRLDRASEIFRFRSDVEPNYLSI